In Haloarcula limicola, the genomic stretch GTTCGGCGGGCCGTCGCCGTCGCCTTCCCGCCAGATGTAGTAGTCCTCGTACTCGGGGTCTCCCCGCCGGGACTTCTGGAACCACTCGTGGTCGACCGAGGTGTGGTTGACCACGAGGTCCATGACGAGTTTCATGTCGCGGGCGTGGATCTCCGAGAGCAGTTCCTCCCAGTCGTCCATGGTCCCGTACTCGTCGTCGATAGACTGGTAGTCGCTGATGTCGTAGCCGTTGTCCCGTTGGGGGGAGTCGTAGATCGGGTTGAGCCAGATGACGTCCGCACCCAGCGACGACACGTAGTCGAGGCGGTTGATGAGCCCCGGCAGGTCGCCGAAGCCGTCGCCGTCGCTGTCGGCGAAGCTCCGCGGGTAGATCTGGTAGACGACCGCCTCCTTCCACCACGCTCGCTCGTCGTCCGCTACTCCCCCGTTGGTTCGTGTTTCGTACGTTGTCATCTCTATCACTCCAGTTCGTAGACGCGGGCTTCGTACGGTCGCAGCGTCAGAACGCCGTCGGTCGTCGGGACCTCGTCGTAGTTAGCGACGACGACCTCGCCCGCTCGTTCCGCGTGGTCGAGCGTCGCCACCGTCTCGGTGTCGTCGAAGTTCAGGACGACGAGCACCTCGTCGGTGCCTTCGTCCGTCGTGAGCGTTCGACGGTAGGCCCATAACTCTTCGTGGTCCGGTATCAGGAGCTGATAATCGCCGTAGACGAGGACGTCGTTCTCGTCTCGGACGTCGACGAGGGTCCGGTAGTACTGCAGGATCGAGTCCTCGTCGCGCTCGGCCGCGGCGACGTTTATCTCATCGTGGTCGGGGTTGACCGCCAACCACGGTTCGCCGTCGGTGAAGCCGGCGTGCTCCGACTCGTCCCACTGCATCGGCGTGCGAGCGTTGTCGCGAGAGCGGGCGCGGACGATGTCCTGAACCTCCTCGAACGCGTCGATCTCGCCGGCCTCCATGGCCTCCTCGACCTTGCCGATCGACTGGAGGTCGTCGAGCTCGTCGAGGCTCGACCACGGGTAGTTGGTCATGCCGATCTCCTGGCCCTGATAGACGTAGGGCGTCCCCGAGAGCGTAAAGAGGAGCGTCGCCAGCAGCTTGCCCGACTGCCGTCGGTACTCGCCGTCGTCGGCGAACCGCGAGACGATGCGCGGCTGGTCGTGATTGGTGAGATACAGCGAGTTCCAGCCGTCGAGTTCGGTCTGCCAGTGGGACATGACCGCTTTCAGATCCGGCAGGTCCCACTCGGCGGGCGAGAGCCAGCGGTCGCCCACGTCGACGAACATGTGCTCGAAGTGAAACAGCATGTCCATCGGCCCCTCCGCGGAGACGTAGTCGCTCGCCGTCTCCACGTCGACGTCGACGCACTCGCCGACGGTCATCGTATCGTAGTTCTCGTAGGTCCGCTCGGCCATCTCCTCCAGATACGCCTGCGCGTTCGGCCCGTTGGCGAAGTGTTCGATGCCGGTCCAGTCCTGCTCGGGGTCGCCGTCCGGGAGACCCTCCGGCTTGGAGACGAGGTTGATGACGTCCATCCGAAAGCCGTCGATCCCCTTCTCCAGCCACCAGTTCATCATCTCGTAGACGTCCTCGCGCACCTCGGCGTTGTCCCAGTCTAAGTCCGCCTGCGTCCGGTCGAAGAGGTGGAGATACTGCTCGCCGACCTCCTCGTCGTGCTCCCACGCCGACCCGCCGAACCCGCTCTTCCAGTTGTTCGGGGGCCCCTCGCCGTCGCGCCAGTAGTAGTACCCGCGGTAGTCGTCCTCGTCCTCGCGCGACTTCCGGAACCACTCGTGGTCGGTCGAGGTGTGATTGACCACGAGGTCCATGACGAGGCGCATGTCGCGGTCGTGGACTTCCGCGAGGAGTTCCTCCCAGTCGTCCATGGTCCCGTACGCCTCGTGGATGGCCCGGTAGTCGCTGATGTCGTAGCCGTTGTCCGCCTGCGGCGACTCGTAGACCGGATTGA encodes the following:
- a CDS encoding glycoside hydrolase family 13 protein, translated to MDRERTWWKEAVVYQIYPKSFNDSDGDGVGDLQGVIDRLDHVESLGADVIWLNPVYESPQADNGYDISDYRAIHEAYGTMDDWEELLAEVHDRDMRLVMDLVVNHTSTDHEWFRKSREDEDDYRGYYYWRDGEGPPNNWKSGFGGSAWEHDEEVGEQYLHLFDRTQADLDWDNAEVREDVYEMMNWWLEKGIDGFRMDVINLVSKPEGLPDGDPEQDWTGIEHFANGPNAQAYLEEMAERTYENYDTMTVGECVDVDVETASDYVSAEGPMDMLFHFEHMFVDVGDRWLSPAEWDLPDLKAVMSHWQTELDGWNSLYLTNHDQPRIVSRFADDGEYRRQSGKLLATLLFTLSGTPYVYQGQEIGMTNYPWSSLDELDDLQSIGKVEEAMEAGEIDAFEEVQDIVRARSRDNARTPMQWDESEHAGFTDGEPWLAVNPDHDEINVAAAERDEDSILQYYRTLVDVRDENDVLVYGDYQLLIPDHEELWAYRRTLTTDEGTDEVLVVLNFDDTETVATLDHAERAGEVVVANYDEVPTTDGVLTLRPYEARVYELE